Proteins from a genomic interval of Nostoc sp. TCL240-02:
- the smpB gene encoding SsrA-binding protein SmpB, with translation MSDKNEGYKVIADNRQARYLYEILETYEAGIELTGTEVKSIRAGKVNLQDGYALLRNGEAWLINIHISPYNASGQYFNHEPRRTRKLLLHRQELRKLIGKVEQQGLTLIPLKMYLKRGWVKVSIALGKGKKLHDKREDLKRRQDQRDIQRAMKSY, from the coding sequence ATGAGCGACAAGAACGAAGGTTACAAAGTTATTGCTGACAACCGTCAAGCCCGTTATTTGTATGAAATTCTGGAAACTTACGAAGCCGGAATTGAGTTGACAGGAACCGAGGTTAAGTCAATTCGTGCGGGTAAAGTAAATCTCCAAGATGGCTATGCTTTGCTTCGCAATGGCGAAGCATGGTTGATCAATATTCATATCTCGCCCTACAACGCCAGTGGACAATATTTTAATCATGAACCACGGCGGACACGAAAGCTGCTGTTGCACCGTCAAGAACTCCGCAAGCTAATTGGCAAAGTAGAACAGCAAGGTCTAACTTTAATCCCTTTGAAAATGTATCTCAAACGGGGCTGGGTAAAAGTGAGTATAGCCCTTGGCAAAGGTAAAAAGCTCCACGATAAGCGTGAAGACCTAAAACGACGGCAAGATCAGCGTGACATTCAACGCGCAATGAAAAGCTATTAA
- a CDS encoding WGxxGxxG family protein codes for MKSNFITAVGVGVLTLSMGILPLTLSAQAQTTTDPGANTAPRTTTYDRNDFDWGWLGLLGLFGLAGLAGKKRDNEPTAYRDPNARGATTYRD; via the coding sequence ATGAAAAGTAATTTCATTACAGCTGTTGGCGTAGGCGTTCTCACCTTGAGTATGGGAATTTTACCCTTGACTCTATCCGCACAAGCTCAGACGACAACTGATCCCGGAGCCAATACTGCTCCCAGAACGACCACTTACGATCGCAACGATTTTGATTGGGGTTGGCTAGGATTACTTGGTTTATTCGGTTTAGCTGGTTTGGCAGGTAAAAAGCGTGATAACGAACCGACTGCTTATCGGGACCCTAATGCCCGAGGTGCCACTACTTACAGAGACTAG
- a CDS encoding IctB family putative bicarbonate transporter, which yields MNLVWQLFTLSSLPLKEYLATSYVHRSLVGLLRSWRKTSILIQWGDAIAAVLLSSIYALAPFASSTLVGLLLVACVGFWLLLTLSDEVTPANVSSVTPIHLLVLLYWGIAVIATALSPVKKAALNDLGTLTLYLLLFALCARVLRSPRLRSWILTLYLHISLIVSVYGLRQWFFGATALATWVDPESPLSKTTRVYSYLGNPNLLAGYLLPAVIFSLVAIFAWQSWLKKALALTMLIVNTACLILTFSRGGWIGLVVAVLAVMALLVYWKSVEMPPFWRTWSLPIVLGGLIGILLLAVIFVEPVRLRVFSIFADRKDSSNNFRRNVWDAVFEMIRDRPIFGIGPGHNSFNKVYPLYQHPRYTALSAYSILFEVTVETGFVGLACFLWLIIVTFNAALLQVRRLRRLKSVEGFWLIGAIAILLGMLAHGTVDTVWYRPEVNTLWWLIVALIASYWTPLTQNQTNPSNPEPAVN from the coding sequence ATGAATTTAGTCTGGCAACTATTTACTTTATCATCTTTACCGCTCAAAGAATATCTTGCTACCAGTTACGTACACCGTTCTCTGGTGGGACTGTTAAGGTCTTGGCGAAAAACCAGTATCTTGATTCAGTGGGGAGATGCGATAGCAGCTGTATTACTCAGCTCAATATATGCCCTTGCACCTTTTGCTTCGAGTACGTTGGTAGGTTTGTTGCTGGTGGCTTGTGTGGGATTTTGGCTGTTGTTGACTTTATCTGATGAAGTCACACCAGCAAATGTCTCGTCAGTCACTCCCATTCACCTACTGGTATTGCTCTACTGGGGAATTGCCGTAATCGCAACAGCACTATCACCAGTGAAAAAAGCGGCACTTAATGACTTGGGAACGTTGACCTTGTATTTGCTACTATTTGCCCTTTGTGCCAGGGTATTAAGGTCGCCTCGCCTCCGGTCTTGGATTCTCACCCTTTACCTACATATATCCTTAATTGTCAGTGTCTATGGATTGCGCCAATGGTTTTTTGGAGCTACAGCACTGGCAACTTGGGTCGATCCGGAATCTCCTCTGTCTAAAACTACAAGGGTCTACAGTTATTTAGGAAATCCCAACTTATTGGCTGGATACCTCTTACCAGCAGTAATTTTTAGCTTGGTGGCAATTTTTGCATGGCAAAGCTGGCTCAAAAAAGCTTTAGCATTAACAATGTTGATTGTCAATACTGCCTGCCTGATCCTGACTTTTAGTCGTGGCGGTTGGATTGGACTAGTGGTGGCAGTTTTGGCTGTGATGGCATTGCTAGTTTATTGGAAGAGTGTGGAAATGCCTCCTTTTTGGCGTACTTGGTCGCTGCCCATTGTCTTAGGAGGTTTAATCGGGATATTACTGTTAGCAGTGATATTTGTAGAGCCGGTTCGCCTACGGGTGTTCAGCATTTTTGCCGATCGCAAAGATAGCAGTAATAATTTTCGTCGAAATGTGTGGGATGCTGTCTTTGAGATGATTCGCGATCGCCCGATTTTCGGCATTGGGCCCGGTCACAACTCTTTTAATAAAGTTTATCCGCTCTACCAACACCCTCGGTACACTGCTTTAAGTGCTTATTCGATTTTGTTTGAAGTAACTGTAGAAACTGGGTTTGTTGGTTTGGCCTGCTTTCTCTGGCTAATAATAGTTACATTTAATGCGGCGCTTTTGCAAGTGCGACGATTGCGACGATTGAAAAGTGTAGAGGGATTTTGGTTAATTGGAGCGATCGCTATTTTGTTGGGTATGCTAGCTCATGGCACTGTAGATACTGTCTGGTATCGTCCTGAAGTCAATACCCTCTGGTGGCTTATCGTTGCTTTAATTGCCAGCTATTGGACACCTTTAACTCAAAACCAGACAAATCCATCTAACCCAGAACCAGCAGTAAACTAA
- a CDS encoding GAF domain-containing sensor histidine kinase: MMEPENKLFALKDGWDSHESREQQRLKALSDLGLRQPETIPVFEEATQTAAHFLEAPISILGFVDQERHWFKSAVGLSRLGLMNHLAQSRQLSRRESFCTQVVESLQIFVINDTHKLTDPVLVSSKLVQDYGIRAYLGAPLIDAEGHCLGALAVMDLVPRNFTTRDIEFLQIIARWSMSEFERNRLLQGKLESTTLKPTPIFSLNDERNTEIQITAPTQDSDSVSTKQLKLELLGQLTQELRTPLTSVLGMASVLGREIYGPLTTKQREYLEIIQHSGRYLLSLVNEITELGAMDDNSTVLNLAPVDIEMLCQQAINTLEEVANRREQDIRLSIEPGRNRIWPLDKDKVRQMLYHLVFSVIQLSATGSIVRIHVSYKEDTLNITIWVSHPWLGDGITEVDPYFRLNSLSLLELTGEVATYNTHTEGQQQPETSSVAVDNSKNLSDSHSNFLAASSGLNLAKLHGSLSRESLGLLLSCQLAELHAGQILIQGSPESGYRYVLSLPLQLATPSQAISDV, from the coding sequence ATGATGGAGCCTGAAAACAAATTATTTGCCCTAAAGGATGGTTGGGATTCTCATGAATCAAGAGAACAGCAACGCCTCAAAGCTTTGTCGGATTTAGGTTTGCGGCAACCAGAAACGATTCCGGTTTTTGAAGAAGCCACACAGACTGCTGCCCACTTTTTGGAAGCACCAATTTCCATATTGGGATTTGTGGATCAAGAACGTCACTGGTTCAAGTCAGCAGTAGGCTTATCTAGGCTAGGGCTCATGAATCATTTGGCACAAAGCCGCCAACTGTCACGCAGGGAATCGTTCTGCACTCAGGTTGTAGAGAGTCTTCAAATATTTGTAATTAATGATACACATAAACTTACAGACCCAGTACTTGTTAGCAGCAAGCTGGTACAGGATTATGGTATTCGAGCTTACTTAGGAGCGCCACTAATTGATGCTGAGGGACATTGTTTGGGTGCATTGGCAGTGATGGATTTAGTGCCACGCAATTTTACAACCCGAGACATTGAGTTTTTACAAATCATAGCTCGTTGGAGCATGAGTGAATTTGAGCGTAACCGACTTTTGCAAGGCAAACTCGAATCAACCACTCTCAAGCCCACTCCTATATTTTCACTTAATGACGAACGTAACACTGAAATTCAAATCACCGCACCCACTCAAGATAGCGACTCTGTTTCTACCAAGCAACTGAAACTGGAACTTTTGGGTCAGTTAACTCAGGAGTTACGCACGCCTTTAACATCTGTACTTGGTATGGCTAGTGTTTTAGGACGTGAAATTTATGGGCCTTTGACGACTAAGCAAAGAGAATATTTAGAAATTATCCAACATAGCGGTCGGTACTTACTTTCTCTAGTAAACGAAATTACCGAACTAGGAGCTATGGATGACAACTCAACTGTACTGAATTTAGCTCCTGTGGATATTGAAATGCTATGTCAACAAGCTATCAATACCCTTGAAGAAGTGGCTAATCGCCGCGAGCAAGACATCCGTCTCTCTATAGAACCGGGACGTAATCGCATTTGGCCTTTAGATAAAGACAAGGTGCGGCAAATGTTATATCACCTGGTTTTCAGTGTGATTCAACTTTCGGCTACAGGTAGCATTGTTCGCATCCATGTTTCTTACAAGGAAGATACGCTCAACATTACTATTTGGGTTTCTCATCCCTGGTTAGGGGACGGCATTACTGAGGTTGACCCTTACTTCCGTCTCAATTCTTTGTCGCTGCTAGAGTTAACAGGTGAGGTAGCAACCTACAATACTCATACAGAAGGACAACAGCAACCAGAGACTTCATCAGTAGCAGTGGACAATTCAAAAAACCTGAGTGATTCCCACTCCAATTTTCTTGCTGCGAGTTCCGGTCTAAATTTAGCTAAATTACATGGAAGTCTTTCTCGTGAAAGCTTGGGTCTATTGCTAAGTTGTCAATTGGCAGAGTTGCACGCTGGACAAATTTTGATTCAAGGTTCACCAGAATCAGGATATCGTTATGTGCTTTCTTTGCCACTGCAACTGGCAACTCCCTCACAAGCAATTAGTGATGTCTAA
- a CDS encoding DegT/DnrJ/EryC1/StrS aminotransferase family protein, translating into MTIRVPFVDLKLQHEPIQMQLQHAIQSVLEQGDFILGQALSDFEAAFAAVSGAAYGVGVASGTDAIALGLQACNIGAGDEVILPANTFIATLIGVIRAGAKPILVDCDRQTALIDLEAAAKAITPQTKAIIPVHLYGQMVSPRELINFADTYKLLIFEDAAQAHLAQRDGYHAGSVGIAAAFSFYPSKNLGAFGDGGMLLTRDSDVAQKMVRLRNYGASQKYFHTEPGTNSRLDTLQAAILQQKLPHLPQWNRDRLTIAQQYDLELAPLATTGIIPIENQSDTGHVYHLYVIKVDDSCPIERQQLQEKLTAVGIQTGIHYPIPCHLQPAFSNLGYQPGDFPQAEKLSQQILSLPMYPGLSSSQVKEVVAAIAHAVSTTSKVDETSNADLDSVVA; encoded by the coding sequence ATGACTATTAGAGTTCCTTTTGTAGACCTGAAGTTACAACACGAACCAATTCAAATGCAATTGCAACATGCAATCCAATCTGTGTTGGAACAGGGAGATTTTATTTTAGGGCAAGCACTCTCAGATTTTGAAGCAGCATTTGCGGCAGTATCAGGGGCGGCTTATGGTGTTGGTGTTGCATCAGGAACAGATGCGATCGCTCTCGGATTGCAAGCTTGTAATATTGGTGCTGGCGATGAGGTAATTTTACCAGCCAACACTTTTATCGCAACCTTGATTGGGGTTATTCGCGCTGGCGCAAAGCCAATTCTGGTAGATTGCGATCGCCAAACAGCTTTAATTGATTTAGAGGCCGCAGCAAAGGCAATTACACCTCAAACTAAAGCAATTATCCCTGTACATCTCTATGGACAAATGGTATCGCCACGCGAACTCATCAACTTTGCCGATACCTACAAACTACTAATTTTTGAAGATGCCGCCCAAGCACACCTCGCCCAAAGAGACGGATATCACGCTGGCTCAGTAGGAATAGCAGCAGCTTTTAGTTTCTATCCTAGTAAAAATTTGGGAGCATTTGGGGATGGGGGGATGCTACTGACAAGAGATTCAGATGTCGCCCAGAAGATGGTGCGCTTGCGAAATTATGGTGCATCGCAAAAGTATTTTCATACTGAACCAGGTACAAATAGTCGCTTGGATACCTTACAAGCAGCAATTTTGCAGCAAAAATTACCACATTTGCCACAGTGGAATCGTGATCGCTTGACTATTGCCCAGCAGTACGATCTTGAACTAGCACCCTTGGCAACTACTGGTATTATTCCTATAGAAAACCAAAGTGATACAGGACATGTTTATCATCTTTATGTCATTAAAGTTGATGATTCTTGCCCAATAGAACGCCAGCAACTCCAGGAAAAACTCACAGCAGTGGGAATTCAAACTGGCATTCACTACCCAATTCCTTGTCATCTCCAGCCAGCATTCAGCAATTTAGGCTATCAGCCGGGAGATTTTCCCCAAGCAGAAAAACTGTCACAGCAAATATTATCATTACCGATGTATCCTGGTTTGAGCAGTAGCCAAGTTAAAGAAGTTGTAGCTGCGATCGCTCATGCAGTCTCAACAACTTCTAAGGTAGATGAAACCTCCAATGCTGACCTTGACAGCGTAGTAGCGTGA
- the crtB gene encoding cyanoexosortase B — translation MALQQHIKKRNASDLLNLAIIGVLLLLYAPILLHWLDGWLNKNISTEHEYFSHGIIGLPFAAYLAWINRKKWKRLPDTTHPLSAVLLLLGAVFYLSGVTEWVNLSLPVILAGLCLWFKGIAGLRSQGFPLLLVFLATPTAAPYLIAPYTLPLQSFIAGTAGFILNQFGMDVTVNEINLYVGGRIVEVAPYCAGLKMLFTTLYVGLMLLYWTDALSSRRTTISFLSLAAIVSTTANIIRNTLLTFFHGTDQEAAFKWLHEGWGGDLYSACMLVSLVPLLNWINSYFSTSLETEQETES, via the coding sequence ATGGCACTCCAGCAACATATTAAAAAAAGAAACGCCTCAGACTTATTGAATCTAGCTATTATAGGCGTTTTGCTGCTGCTTTATGCGCCTATATTGCTACACTGGTTGGATGGTTGGCTGAACAAAAATATCAGTACAGAACATGAATATTTTAGCCACGGGATTATTGGTTTACCATTTGCGGCTTATCTGGCCTGGATAAACCGAAAAAAGTGGAAACGTTTACCAGATACCACACATCCTTTGAGCGCTGTTTTATTGTTACTAGGGGCAGTGTTTTATCTTAGTGGTGTTACAGAGTGGGTTAACCTTTCCTTGCCCGTTATCTTGGCAGGATTATGTTTGTGGTTTAAAGGAATAGCAGGTTTGCGATCGCAAGGATTCCCCCTACTACTAGTATTTTTAGCCACCCCGACGGCAGCACCCTATCTTATTGCGCCCTATACCTTGCCTCTGCAAAGCTTCATCGCTGGTACGGCAGGTTTCATATTGAATCAATTTGGTATGGACGTAACAGTAAATGAAATCAATCTCTACGTGGGAGGACGCATTGTAGAAGTTGCCCCCTATTGTGCAGGGTTGAAAATGTTGTTCACGACTCTCTACGTTGGCTTGATGCTCCTTTATTGGACAGATGCTTTATCTTCACGGCGCACAACCATATCGTTTTTATCTCTTGCTGCGATCGTTAGTACTACTGCCAATATCATTCGTAACACTTTACTGACTTTCTTTCACGGTACAGATCAAGAAGCAGCTTTTAAATGGTTACATGAAGGTTGGGGTGGTGACTTGTACTCTGCTTGTATGCTGGTGTCATTAGTACCCCTACTGAATTGGATTAATAGCTATTTTTCAACATCTCTAGAAACTGAGCAAGAAACAGAAAGTTAG
- a CDS encoding cyanoexosortase B system-associated protein: MISFSKFFKENQFSQVAALLLLLVLLAIGGIPGYLTGHWQWKQPLPVINLHELKQIRNTGLALPGWQTIEQAEQEIGEHKWSLQVLKKEGSQSQAILLLLPQNGPMDQPEVEWTDVNGWGRSRWGKWDIAQSRSAEFTVKPPGKLAYNVETKVEARFFRAATPQQTFAVLQWYAMPDGGNPSPFHWFLADQVAQWRKQRIPWVSVSILIPMEPLGQVETSWSLAKSMGETVQSALMAGPL, translated from the coding sequence ATGATTTCATTCTCCAAGTTTTTCAAAGAAAACCAATTCAGTCAGGTAGCAGCACTTTTGTTATTGCTAGTACTGCTAGCAATAGGAGGGATTCCCGGATATCTAACAGGACATTGGCAATGGAAACAGCCGCTACCTGTTATCAATCTCCACGAGTTAAAACAGATCCGCAACACTGGGTTAGCCCTTCCTGGTTGGCAAACTATTGAACAAGCAGAACAGGAAATTGGCGAACATAAATGGTCTTTGCAGGTACTTAAAAAAGAAGGTTCTCAATCCCAGGCAATTCTGCTTTTGCTGCCGCAAAATGGGCCTATGGATCAACCAGAGGTAGAGTGGACAGATGTTAACGGCTGGGGAAGATCGCGCTGGGGAAAGTGGGATATAGCGCAATCTCGTTCTGCCGAATTTACTGTGAAACCGCCTGGAAAGTTGGCTTATAATGTCGAAACTAAAGTAGAAGCTAGGTTCTTTCGTGCCGCCACACCACAGCAAACCTTCGCTGTCTTGCAATGGTACGCTATGCCAGATGGTGGAAATCCATCACCCTTCCATTGGTTCTTGGCAGATCAAGTGGCCCAGTGGCGTAAGCAACGTATTCCCTGGGTAAGCGTGAGCATTCTGATCCCGATGGAACCTTTAGGACAGGTAGAAACATCTTGGTCTTTAGCCAAGTCTATGGGGGAAACAGTGCAAAGTGCATTGATGGCAGGCCCTTTGTAG
- a CDS encoding polysaccharide biosynthesis/export family protein codes for MFIDPTSYMRAFSALCFVSLQVGVFLTTPIQLVLAQPFPSQGQSPRQPPSPVPGTETEVIPTGTNDETSSQLSRYLLGPGDIIGVVLQRPPGPYRLGIGDGISVSVQRFPDLSFQALINPEGNIVVPLLGTVSLQGLTLQEAQEKIRLGLNRYVVDPVIVLALAAQRQDLSFQTVISPEGNIVVPQVGTVSLQGLTLEEAQEKIRLGLSRFFPDPIVVASLVGTRPVQVTVSGEIFRPGIYPINSSTPRVADALLISGGSTLNADLRQIQVRRKLIDGSVISQTIDLYAALQNGGSIPNLRLQDGDAILIPRREVGNDDGYDRNLVARSSLATPQIRVRVLNYAAGGLSIQALPNGSTFVDALGGVNLDTANLRDIALVRFDPEQGKAVTQKLDAKKALGGDASQNVALQDNDVIVVGRNLIGRITNFLTTITQPFFNVQSFLRFFDNFGGGSN; via the coding sequence ATGTTCATAGATCCCACTTCTTATATGCGTGCATTTAGCGCCCTGTGTTTTGTTAGTCTTCAAGTAGGAGTTTTTTTAACAACACCTATCCAACTTGTCCTTGCCCAGCCTTTTCCATCTCAAGGACAATCACCAAGGCAACCCCCCTCGCCTGTGCCAGGTACTGAGACTGAGGTTATACCTACAGGTACAAATGACGAAACTTCCAGCCAACTCAGTCGCTACCTCTTGGGGCCAGGAGATATAATTGGCGTTGTACTTCAACGTCCTCCTGGCCCATACCGCTTAGGCATAGGAGATGGAATTAGCGTTTCGGTTCAGCGCTTTCCAGATTTGAGTTTTCAAGCTTTAATCAACCCGGAGGGTAACATTGTAGTGCCACTACTGGGAACAGTTTCTTTACAAGGTTTAACTTTACAAGAAGCTCAAGAAAAAATTCGCTTGGGTTTAAATCGTTATGTTGTCGATCCAGTAATAGTTTTAGCCTTAGCAGCGCAGCGCCAAGACTTAAGTTTTCAAACTGTAATTAGTCCTGAAGGCAACATCGTAGTACCGCAAGTGGGAACGGTGTCATTACAAGGTTTAACTTTAGAAGAAGCTCAAGAAAAAATTCGCTTGGGTTTAAGTCGCTTTTTCCCAGATCCAATTGTAGTAGCCTCTTTAGTAGGGACAAGACCAGTTCAAGTGACTGTTAGCGGAGAAATATTCAGACCAGGAATTTATCCGATTAATTCATCAACACCCCGCGTTGCTGATGCCCTACTAATATCTGGGGGTTCAACGTTAAATGCAGACCTGCGACAAATACAAGTACGCCGCAAGTTAATTGATGGTTCTGTGATTTCACAAACTATTGACTTATATGCAGCACTGCAAAATGGCGGTTCAATCCCTAATTTACGCTTACAAGACGGAGATGCGATACTCATCCCCCGTCGTGAAGTTGGTAATGATGACGGTTATGACCGCAATTTGGTAGCACGTTCATCCTTAGCCACACCACAGATTAGAGTCCGGGTTTTAAACTACGCTGCGGGAGGTCTATCTATTCAAGCACTGCCTAATGGCAGTACATTTGTAGATGCTTTGGGAGGAGTAAATCTTGATACTGCTAATCTCCGAGATATCGCTCTGGTTCGCTTTGATCCTGAACAAGGTAAAGCTGTTACCCAGAAACTTGATGCTAAAAAAGCTCTAGGAGGCGATGCGTCTCAAAATGTGGCGCTTCAAGATAATGATGTTATTGTTGTTGGTCGTAACCTCATAGGTAGAATTACTAATTTCCTAACTACCATTACCCAACCTTTCTTCAATGTTCAATCCTTTCTCCGGTTTTTTGATAACTTCGGTGGCGGGTCAAATTAA
- a CDS encoding polysaccharide biosynthesis tyrosine autokinase gives MTPPIVKRYLIAFDKYKWIGLASFGLVIVGSTVVAMQPEPPTSYIASAALTYSGPPVSFSATGTEIQQQGKELNQEVLLSNQIIAAVAEKVGVKPTKLGNSVVLSVPKKNPRTGDLESSILELKYVDTDPKRGIQVLAELMQAMIKLSSDINTGRLQAIIEKINDRVPQAKRELQVAEKKLEQYDRIERTAILAAENGSLLSAVTASQNLQRQMQLTISGVDGQIRSLQNKLGLTVGQAYVSSALSADPIIGNLRAQIYQSESQIAVLRKDLRPEHPTMVQLMRQKQAAEELLQQRAAEVLGGDGTAAPLQGSVAGIRTQSSLDPARQQLANQMVSLQTQRETLQQQLAQEIQQEARLRQEYSLIPNKQLERSRLEQEVALKKSIYDQMQVKLTDAKTAEAETTSSLSVARRPTAAADIKPPKSVPITLAVGGFLGVVIGGGVIFLLGALEGTFKTREDIRESLKQREVAVLGELPLMPVDDLDKEAVPVVVSADSPYLEFYEKFRSNLRRIGGKNLKVVLITSTSSLEGKTASAYNLGIASARAGKRTLIIETDLRSPSRSTSLKVIPDPDATIEPLRYYANLSECIRLVPDVENLYILPSPGPVRQSAAILESSEMRRLIEDVRERFDLVILDTSPLSISNDPLLIQPYSDGIVLVTRPHYTQENMLGEAVDQLVEAELGLLGAIINGADIIVSVPEEVAQSSTFTSEVEESEEVSAGASKN, from the coding sequence ATGACCCCACCAATTGTTAAGCGCTATCTTATTGCTTTTGATAAGTACAAGTGGATTGGACTAGCTAGTTTTGGTCTAGTTATAGTAGGGTCAACTGTGGTAGCTATGCAACCAGAGCCACCTACTAGCTACATAGCATCTGCCGCACTTACCTATAGTGGCCCACCAGTTTCTTTCTCTGCAACTGGTACTGAAATTCAACAGCAAGGAAAGGAACTGAATCAGGAAGTTTTACTCTCCAACCAAATAATTGCAGCAGTGGCAGAAAAAGTCGGTGTTAAACCGACAAAGCTAGGTAACAGTGTCGTTCTTTCTGTTCCTAAAAAAAACCCCAGGACTGGAGATTTGGAATCTAGTATTTTGGAATTGAAATATGTAGATACTGATCCCAAACGAGGTATACAGGTCTTGGCGGAATTGATGCAAGCAATGATCAAGTTGAGCAGTGATATTAATACTGGGCGATTACAAGCAATTATTGAAAAGATTAACGATCGCGTACCACAAGCTAAACGAGAATTGCAAGTTGCTGAAAAGAAGTTAGAACAGTACGATCGCATCGAACGAACGGCAATATTAGCAGCCGAGAATGGCAGCTTGTTAAGCGCTGTTACAGCTAGCCAAAATCTCCAACGGCAGATGCAATTAACTATTTCTGGGGTTGATGGTCAAATTCGCAGTTTACAAAACAAGTTAGGCTTAACAGTTGGACAGGCTTATGTTTCTTCTGCTTTGAGTGCCGATCCAATTATTGGTAACTTACGAGCGCAAATTTATCAAAGTGAGTCGCAAATCGCCGTACTCAGAAAGGATTTGCGACCGGAACACCCAACGATGGTTCAGTTAATGCGTCAGAAGCAAGCTGCTGAAGAATTGCTGCAACAACGTGCGGCTGAGGTATTAGGTGGTGATGGGACGGCAGCTCCGCTTCAGGGTAGCGTTGCAGGTATTCGCACCCAAAGCAGCTTAGATCCAGCCCGCCAGCAATTAGCAAACCAAATGGTGTCTTTGCAAACCCAACGGGAAACGCTGCAACAACAACTAGCTCAAGAGATCCAACAAGAAGCGCGACTACGGCAAGAGTATTCTTTGATACCCAATAAACAATTAGAGCGATCGCGTTTAGAACAGGAGGTTGCCCTCAAAAAATCCATCTACGACCAAATGCAGGTGAAGCTAACCGATGCTAAAACCGCAGAGGCAGAAACTACTAGCAGCCTCAGCGTTGCCAGACGGCCGACTGCTGCTGCCGACATCAAACCCCCGAAGAGTGTACCTATCACCCTTGCTGTGGGCGGTTTCTTAGGTGTGGTGATTGGTGGTGGGGTGATATTTTTGTTGGGAGCGCTGGAAGGGACTTTCAAAACCAGAGAGGATATTCGTGAGAGCCTCAAGCAACGGGAAGTGGCAGTGTTGGGAGAATTACCTTTAATGCCAGTTGATGATTTGGATAAAGAAGCAGTGCCGGTGGTCGTTTCTGCTGATTCTCCTTATTTAGAATTTTATGAGAAATTCCGCAGTAATCTGCGCCGGATAGGTGGTAAAAACTTAAAAGTGGTGTTGATTACTAGCACTAGTAGCTTAGAAGGTAAAACGGCAAGTGCTTATAACTTAGGTATAGCTTCTGCCCGTGCTGGCAAAAGAACCTTGATTATCGAAACAGATTTGCGATCGCCTTCCCGTTCAACATCCCTGAAAGTAATTCCTGATCCCGATGCCACAATTGAACCCCTTCGTTATTACGCTAACTTAAGTGAATGTATCCGTTTAGTTCCTGATGTAGAAAATTTATACATTCTTCCAAGTCCTGGCCCTGTGCGCCAATCTGCTGCTATTCTGGAATCTAGCGAAATGCGGCGGCTGATTGAGGATGTCCGCGAACGTTTTGATTTAGTTATTTTAGACACCAGCCCACTCAGTATCTCCAACGATCCTCTTTTAATCCAACCTTACAGTGATGGGATCGTATTAGTGACACGGCCACACTACACACAAGAGAATATGTTAGGTGAAGCTGTTGATCAATTGGTAGAAGCAGAACTGGGGTTGTTAGGAGCAATTATTAATGGTGCTGATATCATTGTTTCTGTACCGGAAGAAGTTGCACAATCATCAACATTTACATCTGAAGTAGAAGAATCAGAAGAAGTTTCAGCAGGTGCTAGCAAAAACTAA
- a CDS encoding rhomboid family intramembrane serine protease, with the protein MFPLYDENPTRITPYFTYGLIGINIVVFLHEVSLSNAQLSQFLSQYAVVPQELTTNLSGEWITLFTSQFLHGGWWHLISNMLFLWVFGNNIEDRLGHAKYLIFYLTCGALAALCQWFIGMNSEIPSLGASGAISGVLGAYIIRFPHAKVMTLVFLGIFITTIRIPALVIIGLFFVQNVISGLATLQTAAHMTVQTGGVAYWAHIGGFVFGVILAPVFGLFRQD; encoded by the coding sequence GTGTTTCCCCTCTACGACGAAAATCCGACGCGAATCACCCCGTATTTCACCTACGGGTTAATTGGCATAAATATTGTAGTTTTTCTTCACGAGGTGAGCCTGTCAAATGCACAATTGAGTCAGTTTTTAAGTCAATATGCGGTAGTACCTCAAGAGTTAACCACAAATTTGAGTGGAGAGTGGATAACATTATTTACGTCGCAATTTTTACACGGTGGTTGGTGGCACTTAATCTCAAATATGTTGTTCCTCTGGGTTTTTGGCAACAATATTGAAGATCGATTAGGTCATGCCAAATATCTAATTTTTTATTTGACGTGTGGTGCTTTAGCTGCCTTATGCCAATGGTTTATTGGTATGAATTCTGAGATTCCTTCCTTGGGGGCAAGTGGTGCAATTTCTGGGGTTTTGGGTGCGTACATCATTCGCTTTCCCCACGCTAAAGTCATGACCTTAGTTTTTTTGGGGATTTTCATCACCACAATCAGAATTCCAGCATTAGTGATAATTGGACTTTTCTTTGTGCAGAATGTTATATCTGGTCTTGCTACCCTACAAACAGCCGCTCATATGACTGTGCAAACCGGTGGAGTTGCTTACTGGGCGCATATCGGGGGTTTTGTTTTTGGGGTAATTCTCGCTCCCGTGTTTGGGTTGTTTAGGCAGGACTAA